A stretch of Rhodoferax potami DNA encodes these proteins:
- a CDS encoding VTT domain-containing protein: protein MELIAVLIDFILHVDKHLEVFVQTYGAWVYALLFMIIFVETGVVVMPFLPGDSLLFVVGAMCGAGLMSYPLAVGLLLVAAVLGDQCNYSIGRYFGPKVFQWEQSRFFNKAAFDKAHNFYETYGGFTIIAARFMPFLRTFVPFVGGVAEMNRAKFTFFNIVGAVLWVVGICTAGYFLGSIPWVKMNLDKIIWAMILIPGLIVIVGALKSRTKRPA from the coding sequence ATGGAACTTATTGCTGTACTCATCGACTTCATTCTTCATGTCGACAAGCACCTTGAGGTGTTTGTCCAGACCTACGGGGCTTGGGTGTATGCCCTGCTATTCATGATCATTTTTGTGGAAACTGGCGTAGTGGTCATGCCGTTTTTACCGGGTGACTCTTTGCTCTTTGTAGTGGGCGCCATGTGCGGTGCAGGCTTGATGAGCTACCCGTTGGCCGTTGGACTGCTGCTGGTCGCGGCCGTTTTGGGCGATCAGTGCAACTACAGCATCGGGCGCTATTTCGGGCCCAAGGTCTTTCAGTGGGAGCAGAGCCGGTTTTTCAACAAAGCGGCTTTTGACAAAGCGCACAACTTCTACGAGACCTACGGTGGTTTCACCATCATCGCCGCACGCTTCATGCCGTTTTTGCGCACCTTCGTGCCCTTTGTGGGCGGAGTGGCAGAAATGAACCGCGCCAAATTCACCTTCTTCAATATCGTGGGCGCGGTGCTGTGGGTGGTGGGAATTTGCACCGCAGGTTACTTCTTGGGCAGCATTCCGTGGGTGAAAATGAATTTGGACAAGATTATTTGGGCGATGATATTGATCCCCGGATTGATCGTGATTGTGGGAGCACTCAAGAGCCGAACCAAACGGCCAGCTTAA